The following proteins come from a genomic window of Labeo rohita strain BAU-BD-2019 unplaced genomic scaffold, IGBB_LRoh.1.0 scaffold_87, whole genome shotgun sequence:
- the actl6b gene encoding actin-like protein 6B isoform X1, whose amino-acid sequence MSGGVYGGDEVGALVFDIGSFSTRAGYAGEDCPKADFPTTIGVNAEEEGQTDMGAEQESNSGRSYYIDTTALHVPRAGVELISPLKNGMIEDWNAFQAIIDHIYSKHIKSEPSLHPVLMSEAPWNSRAKREKLTELIFEHYNIPAFFLCKTAVLTAFANGRATGLVLDSGATHTTAIPVHDGYVLQQGIVKSPLAGDFITMQCRELFQEMNIDTVPPYMIATKEPVREGAPPLWTKKDKLPPVTKSWHTYMCNEVVQDFQASVLQVSDSPYDEQVAAQMPTVHYEMPSGYSTDYGAERLRIPEGLFDPSNVKGLSGNTMLGVGHVVTTSIGMCDIDIRPGLYGSVIVTGGNTLLQGFTERLNRELSQKAPPSMRLKLIACNSSIERRFSSWIGGSILASLKGPRAEIRTRDARSATALCQHTTHEDIDGEPSSRCGSQSRSMMREENRAWRENAPETHTHTHVLHPELLNDVSVQTTSLI is encoded by the exons ATGAGCGGCGGCGTGTACGGCGGAG ATGAAGTGGGCGCTTTGGTGTTTGATATCGGCTCCTTCTCCACTAGAGCAGGATATGCAGGAGAGGACTGTCCCAAG GCAGATTTCCCCACTACTATAGGAGTGAATGCTGAGGAGGAGGGGCAAACAGACATGGGGGCAGAGCAAGAGAGCAACAGTGGGCGGAGTTATTACATAGACACCACAGCCCTGCATGTGCCGCGGGCCGGTGTAGAACTCATCTCTCCACTGAAGAACGGCATGa TTGAGGACTGGAACGCATTTCAAGCCATAATCGACCACATCTACAGCAAACACATCAAATCTGAGCCCAGTTTACACCCTGTTCTGATGTCTGAAGCTCCT TGGAACTCACGGGCAAAGAGAGAAAAACTAACAGAACTCATTTTCGAGCATTACAACATCCCCGCCTTCTTCCTGTGCAAGACCGCCGTGCTCACTGC CTTTGCTAACGGTCGAGCCACCGGCCTCGTGCTGGACAGCGGAGCCACACACACCACTGCCATCCCAGTGCATGATGGGTACGTCCTGCAGCAAG gcaTCGTCAAGTCTCCTCTGGCCGGTGATTTCATTACGATGCAGTGTCGGGAGTTGTTTCAGGAGATGAACATCGACACGGTTCCTCCGTACATGATCGCAACTAAG GAGCCCGTGAGGGAAGGAGCTCCGCCGCTCTGGACCAAGAAAGACAAACTGCCTCCCGTCACCAAGTCCTGGCACACGTACATGTGCAAC GAGGTGGTTCAGGATTTCCAGGCGTCGGTGCTGCAGGTGTCTGACTCTCCCTATGATGAACA GGTTGCCGCACAGATGCCGACGGTGCACTATGAGATGCCGAGCGGCTACAGCACAGATTACGGAGCAGAGCGGTTACGGATCCCTGAAGGACTGTTTGATCCGTCCAACGTGAAG GGTCTGTCCGGTAACACAATGCTGGGCGTCGGACACGTGGTCACTACCAGCATCGGCATGTGTGACATCGACATCCGGCCG GGTCTGTACGGCAGCGTGATCGTGACGGGAGGAAACACGCTCCTGCAGGGCTTCACGGAGAGACTCAACAGAGAACTGTCTCAGAAAGCACCGCCG AGCATGAGACTGAAGCTGATCGCCTGTAACAGCTCCATCGAGAGGAGATTCAGCTCCTGGATCGGAGGATCAATCCTGGCATCACTA aaaggtccacgagccgagattcgaactcgggacgcccgcaGCGCAACGGCGCTATGTCAGCACACTACCCACGAGGATATTGATGG GGAACCTTCCAGCAGATGTGGATCTCAAAGCAGGAGTATGATGAGGGAGGAAAACAGAGCGTGGAGAGAAAATGcccctgaaacacacacacacacacatgtgcttCATCCTGAACTGCTGAATGATGTTTCTGTACAAACTACATCACTGATCTGA
- the actl6b gene encoding actin-like protein 6B isoform X3, with product MSGGVYGGDEVGALVFDIGSFSTRAGYAGEDCPKADFPTTIGVNAEEEGQTDMGAEQESNSGRSYYIDTTALHVPRAGVELISPLKNGMIEDWNAFQAIIDHIYSKHIKSEPSLHPVLMSEAPWNSRAKREKLTELIFEHYNIPAFFLCKTAVLTAFANGRATGLVLDSGATHTTAIPVHDGYVLQQGIVKSPLAGDFITMQCRELFQEMNIDTVPPYMIATKEPVREGAPPLWTKKDKLPPVTKSWHTYMCNEVVQDFQASVLQVSDSPYDEQVAAQMPTVHYEMPSGYSTDYGAERLRIPEGLFDPSNVKGLSGNTMLGVGHVVTTSIGMCDIDIRPGLYGSVIVTGGNTLLQGFTERLNRELSQKAPPSMRLKLIACNSSIERRFSSWIGGSILASLGTFQQMWISKQEYDEGGKQSVERKCP from the exons ATGAGCGGCGGCGTGTACGGCGGAG ATGAAGTGGGCGCTTTGGTGTTTGATATCGGCTCCTTCTCCACTAGAGCAGGATATGCAGGAGAGGACTGTCCCAAG GCAGATTTCCCCACTACTATAGGAGTGAATGCTGAGGAGGAGGGGCAAACAGACATGGGGGCAGAGCAAGAGAGCAACAGTGGGCGGAGTTATTACATAGACACCACAGCCCTGCATGTGCCGCGGGCCGGTGTAGAACTCATCTCTCCACTGAAGAACGGCATGa TTGAGGACTGGAACGCATTTCAAGCCATAATCGACCACATCTACAGCAAACACATCAAATCTGAGCCCAGTTTACACCCTGTTCTGATGTCTGAAGCTCCT TGGAACTCACGGGCAAAGAGAGAAAAACTAACAGAACTCATTTTCGAGCATTACAACATCCCCGCCTTCTTCCTGTGCAAGACCGCCGTGCTCACTGC CTTTGCTAACGGTCGAGCCACCGGCCTCGTGCTGGACAGCGGAGCCACACACACCACTGCCATCCCAGTGCATGATGGGTACGTCCTGCAGCAAG gcaTCGTCAAGTCTCCTCTGGCCGGTGATTTCATTACGATGCAGTGTCGGGAGTTGTTTCAGGAGATGAACATCGACACGGTTCCTCCGTACATGATCGCAACTAAG GAGCCCGTGAGGGAAGGAGCTCCGCCGCTCTGGACCAAGAAAGACAAACTGCCTCCCGTCACCAAGTCCTGGCACACGTACATGTGCAAC GAGGTGGTTCAGGATTTCCAGGCGTCGGTGCTGCAGGTGTCTGACTCTCCCTATGATGAACA GGTTGCCGCACAGATGCCGACGGTGCACTATGAGATGCCGAGCGGCTACAGCACAGATTACGGAGCAGAGCGGTTACGGATCCCTGAAGGACTGTTTGATCCGTCCAACGTGAAG GGTCTGTCCGGTAACACAATGCTGGGCGTCGGACACGTGGTCACTACCAGCATCGGCATGTGTGACATCGACATCCGGCCG GGTCTGTACGGCAGCGTGATCGTGACGGGAGGAAACACGCTCCTGCAGGGCTTCACGGAGAGACTCAACAGAGAACTGTCTCAGAAAGCACCGCCG AGCATGAGACTGAAGCTGATCGCCTGTAACAGCTCCATCGAGAGGAGATTCAGCTCCTGGATCGGAGGATCAATCCTGGCATCACTA GGAACCTTCCAGCAGATGTGGATCTCAAAGCAGGAGTATGATGAGGGAGGAAAACAGAGCGTGGAGAGAAAATGcccctga
- the actl6b gene encoding actin-like protein 6B isoform X2 encodes MGAEQESNSGRSYYIDTTALHVPRAGVELISPLKNGMIEDWNAFQAIIDHIYSKHIKSEPSLHPVLMSEAPWNSRAKREKLTELIFEHYNIPAFFLCKTAVLTAFANGRATGLVLDSGATHTTAIPVHDGYVLQQGIVKSPLAGDFITMQCRELFQEMNIDTVPPYMIATKEPVREGAPPLWTKKDKLPPVTKSWHTYMCNEVVQDFQASVLQVSDSPYDEQVAAQMPTVHYEMPSGYSTDYGAERLRIPEGLFDPSNVKGLSGNTMLGVGHVVTTSIGMCDIDIRPGLYGSVIVTGGNTLLQGFTERLNRELSQKAPPSMRLKLIACNSSIERRFSSWIGGSILASLKGPRAEIRTRDARSATALCQHTTHEDIDGEPSSRCGSQSRSMMREENRAWRENAPETHTHTHVLHPELLNDVSVQTTSLI; translated from the exons ATGGGGGCAGAGCAAGAGAGCAACAGTGGGCGGAGTTATTACATAGACACCACAGCCCTGCATGTGCCGCGGGCCGGTGTAGAACTCATCTCTCCACTGAAGAACGGCATGa TTGAGGACTGGAACGCATTTCAAGCCATAATCGACCACATCTACAGCAAACACATCAAATCTGAGCCCAGTTTACACCCTGTTCTGATGTCTGAAGCTCCT TGGAACTCACGGGCAAAGAGAGAAAAACTAACAGAACTCATTTTCGAGCATTACAACATCCCCGCCTTCTTCCTGTGCAAGACCGCCGTGCTCACTGC CTTTGCTAACGGTCGAGCCACCGGCCTCGTGCTGGACAGCGGAGCCACACACACCACTGCCATCCCAGTGCATGATGGGTACGTCCTGCAGCAAG gcaTCGTCAAGTCTCCTCTGGCCGGTGATTTCATTACGATGCAGTGTCGGGAGTTGTTTCAGGAGATGAACATCGACACGGTTCCTCCGTACATGATCGCAACTAAG GAGCCCGTGAGGGAAGGAGCTCCGCCGCTCTGGACCAAGAAAGACAAACTGCCTCCCGTCACCAAGTCCTGGCACACGTACATGTGCAAC GAGGTGGTTCAGGATTTCCAGGCGTCGGTGCTGCAGGTGTCTGACTCTCCCTATGATGAACA GGTTGCCGCACAGATGCCGACGGTGCACTATGAGATGCCGAGCGGCTACAGCACAGATTACGGAGCAGAGCGGTTACGGATCCCTGAAGGACTGTTTGATCCGTCCAACGTGAAG GGTCTGTCCGGTAACACAATGCTGGGCGTCGGACACGTGGTCACTACCAGCATCGGCATGTGTGACATCGACATCCGGCCG GGTCTGTACGGCAGCGTGATCGTGACGGGAGGAAACACGCTCCTGCAGGGCTTCACGGAGAGACTCAACAGAGAACTGTCTCAGAAAGCACCGCCG AGCATGAGACTGAAGCTGATCGCCTGTAACAGCTCCATCGAGAGGAGATTCAGCTCCTGGATCGGAGGATCAATCCTGGCATCACTA aaaggtccacgagccgagattcgaactcgggacgcccgcaGCGCAACGGCGCTATGTCAGCACACTACCCACGAGGATATTGATGG GGAACCTTCCAGCAGATGTGGATCTCAAAGCAGGAGTATGATGAGGGAGGAAAACAGAGCGTGGAGAGAAAATGcccctgaaacacacacacacacacatgtgcttCATCCTGAACTGCTGAATGATGTTTCTGTACAAACTACATCACTGATCTGA
- the si:ch1073-228j22.2 gene encoding SPRY domain-containing SOCS box protein 2: MRDERTTGAETPRALTEVDAILRSDWMGLTLCCLLKDSRPNKHHKSSSPFRPFSVAPPIRLAVLLDTPPVGPGNPRSQWSPTYLSPNLKVCPSGGRVSRAHVEQSSDAVRGAVGTATGLHIWEVLWEGQQRGSHALLGVSTHKCPLQASGYTALIGGDSCSWGWELSTNQLWHDGKAGRRYPGGGARDVLSVPERVLVVVDADAGTLGYIVDNCYLGIAFQDLPKGAELFPAVSCVWGGAQICIRYLCGMTRDPPALQALSRLSARRALRCDGTRSWTRSFPSAVQRLLLDTHDTNTTEESRDTHTGSSDLHH, encoded by the exons ATGCGGGATGAACGAACGACCGGAGCGGAGACACCGCGCGCACTCACG GAAGTTGATGCTATTCTGCGATCTGATTGGATGGGTCTCACGCTGTGCTGTTTGCTAAAGGACAGCCGTCCTAATAAACACCACAAATCCTCATCACCATTCCGTCCATTTTCTGTAGCCCCGCCCATTCGCCTCGCTGTGCTGTTAGACACGCCTCCCGTCGGCCCTGGGAACCCGCGGTCGCAGTGGAGCCCGACCTACCTGTCGCCCAATCTGAAGGTGTGTCCGTCGGGTGGGCGTGTCTCTCGCGCTCACGTGGAACAGAGCAGCGACGCGGTCCGTGGCGCGGTCGGCACGGCGACGGGGCTCCATATATGGGAGGTGCTGTGGGAGGGTCAACAGAGAGGAAGCCACGCCCTACTGGGCGTGTCCACACACAAATGCCCCCTGCAGGCCTCTGGCTACACGGCGTTAATAGGCGGAGACTCTTGTTCTTGGGGCTGGGAGCTCTCGACCAATCAACTCTGGCATGATGGGAAGGCGGGGAGGCGGTACCCTGGGGGCGGAGCCAGGGATGTCTTAAGTGTCCCGGAACGTGTATTAGTGGTGGTGGACGCAGACGCAGGGACGCTGGGATATATCGTGGACAACTGCTATTTGGGCATCGCCTTTCAGGACCTCCCCAAAGGGGCGGAGCTTTTCCCAGCAGTGAGCTGCGTTTGGGGAGGAGCTCAAATCTGCATACGCTACCTGTGTGGCATGACAC GAGACCCACCTGCCCTTCAGGCTCTGAGTCGTTTATCTGCACGTCGGGCCCTTCGATGTGACGGGACCCGGAGCTGGACTCGGTCATTCCCGTCTGCTGTACAGCGCCTCCTGCTGGACACACATGATACAAACACTACAGAGGAGAGCCGTGACACTCACACCGGCTCATCTGACCTCCACCACTGA